One segment of Acidobacteriota bacterium DNA contains the following:
- a CDS encoding DUF1877 family protein — protein MILGGEATPFKSTYGFKHVVWSKDVQEVAAYLQSISEDSFNQRLNPEEFNRFQIYPGRTRWKQEDLEYVLKVFREIVNFYQVAATAGECVLISID, from the coding sequence GTGATTTTAGGCGGAGAAGCGACTCCTTTTAAAAGCACCTACGGATTCAAGCACGTTGTGTGGTCGAAAGATGTCCAGGAAGTAGCAGCCTATCTCCAATCAATTTCAGAAGATTCATTCAACCAACGCCTCAACCCTGAGGAATTCAATCGGTTTCAAATCTATCCTGGGCGAACCCGATGGAAACAAGAGGATCTTGAGTATGTGCTCAAGGTGTTTCGAGAAATCGTGAATTTTTACCAGGTGGCAGCCACGGCTGGGGAGTGTGTCCTGATTAGCATTGATTGA
- a CDS encoding SMI1/KNR4 family protein, with translation MDFISRLNAFVRTQHTQTFEGNTFLFGLNPPATFDQIAQAEQQLGFRLPQILPQIYTTIGNGGLGPAYGLVGVERAFHVGAGAFINLVSVYLDFVEHYHLFAHQAWPDNLLPFFQYGFISERFEPHHFFHEIYLCVDLHSSNQQLYLSLPVQMSLDGIDQLIFPLECSISDLYEEWMADRDIVDQALEALFGGVDGTAT, from the coding sequence ATGGACTTTATCTCCCGACTCAATGCCTTTGTCCGAACTCAACATACCCAAACATTTGAGGGCAATACTTTTCTTTTCGGTCTCAATCCACCTGCCACCTTTGACCAAATCGCGCAGGCTGAACAACAACTTGGGTTTCGGCTCCCCCAAATCCTGCCCCAGATTTACACAACAATTGGAAATGGTGGGCTTGGACCAGCTTATGGATTGGTTGGAGTTGAAAGAGCGTTCCACGTTGGGGCAGGAGCATTTATCAATCTGGTTTCTGTGTATCTTGATTTTGTTGAGCACTATCATCTTTTTGCTCATCAAGCGTGGCCAGACAATCTGCTCCCATTTTTCCAATATGGCTTTATTTCTGAGCGATTTGAACCTCATCATTTCTTTCATGAGATCTATCTTTGCGTAGACCTGCATAGCTCAAACCAACAACTCTATTTGTCACTTCCAGTGCAGATGTCCCTTGACGGCATTGACCAGCTCATTTTTCCTTTGGAATGTTCAATTTCTGATTTGTATGAGGAATGGATGGCTGATAGAGATATCGTGGATCAGGCGTTAGAAGCGCTTTTTGGTGGCGTTGATGGTACGGCAACTTGA